One genomic segment of Sminthopsis crassicaudata isolate SCR6 chromosome 4, ASM4859323v1, whole genome shotgun sequence includes these proteins:
- the VTN gene encoding vitronectin → MSLISLLVVLLVCAASADQESCQGRCQEGFNSKKKCQCDELCSYYQSCCMDYVAVCKPQVTRGDVFALPEDEYSDIDYEIKIFSTMDPVTDIITSPSPTESSTQFPRTESVSNTGQETTPGFIDPETTTGTHFTKPEEEEGDQQEEVCNGKPFDAFTDLKNGSLFAFRGKYFYELDEKSVLPGYPKLIQDVWGIEGPIDAAFTRINCQGKTYLFKGSLYWRFEDGILDPGFPRNISDGFRNIPNNLDAAVALPAHSYSGQERAYFFKGNQYWEYEFQQQPSQEECEGSTMSTVFEHFAVLQRDSWSSIFELLFGDDESEGTRGPWLIQDHWIGLPDRVDAAMAGRIYFSSPSHTHSDWAQKRKTKAKAKGRRNRNRKRYRSRHSRHSHHSRHSRDIWSLLSSEEYGSYYDLSLNFDWFQPSQCEPIQSIYFYVGDKYYRVNLRTKMVDTVVPSYPRSIARYWLGCPVLKSFEK, encoded by the exons ATGTCCCTCATCTCTCTTCTCGTGGTCCTCCTTGTCTGTGCTGCTTCAGCTGATCAAG AGTCATGTCAAGGCCGCTGCCAAGAAGGATTCAATTCCAAAAAGAAGTGCCAGTGTGATGAACTCTGCTCCTATTATCAAAGCTGTTGTATGGATTACGTGGCAGTCTGCAAACCCCAAG TGACCCGTGGAGATGTGTTTGCCCTGCCTGAGGATGAGTACTCAGACATTGATTATGAGATCAAGATCTTCAGCACCATGGATCCTGTCACTGACATCATCACCTCCCCCAGCCCTACTGAAAGTAGCACCCAGTTCCCTAGGACAGAGTCTGTTTCCAACACAGGACAGGAAACCACCCCAGGGTTCATAGATCCAGAAACCACCACTGGAACCCACTTTACAAAACctgaagaagaggaaggggaccAACAGGAAGAAGTGTGCAATGGGAAACCTTTTGATGCCTTCACTGACCTCAAAAATGGCTCCCTTTTTGCTTTTCGAG GGAAGTATTTCTATGAGCTGGATGAAAAAAGTGTACTTCCTGGGTATCCCAAGCTGATCCAGGATGTCTGGGGCATTGAGGGGCCCATTGATGCTGCCTTTACCAGGATCAACTGCCAGGGGAAAACTTACCTCTTCAAG GGTAGCTTGTATTGGCGCTTTGAGGATGGCATCCTGGACCCGGGTTTCCCAAGGAACATCTCCGATGGCTTCAGAAATATTCCAAACAATCTTGATGCTGCTGTGGCCCTTCCCGCCCATAGCTACAGTGGCCAAGAGCGAGCTTACTTCTTCAAAG GAAACCAGTACTGGGAGTACGAGTTCCAACAGCAGCCCAGCCAGGAGGAGTGTGAGGGGAGCACAATGTCCACAGTGTTCGAACACTTTGCGGTCCTTCAGAGAGATAGCTGGAGCAGTATCTTTGAACTCCTCTTCGGGGATGATGAATCAG AGGGGACAAGGGGCCCTTGGCTCATCCAGGATCACTGGATCGGGCTGCCCGATAGGGTAGATGCTGCCATGGCCGGCCGCATCTACTTCTCCTCGCCATCTCATACCCACTCTGATTGGGCTCAGAAGCGCAAGACCAAGGCCAAGGCTAAGGGCCGCCGGAACCGGAACCGCAAGCGCTACCGGTCCCGCCACTCCCGCCACTCCCACCACTCCCGCCACTCCCGGGATATATGGAGCTTGCTGTCCTCCGAAGAATATGGGTCATACTATGACCTGAGTCTCAACTTTGATTGGTTCCAACCATCCCAGTGTGAGCCCATCCAGAGCATCTATTTCTACGTGGGGG ACAAGTATTACCGGGTTAACCTCCGAACCAAGATGGTGGACACCGTGGTTCCTTCCTACCCACGCTCCATTGCCCGGTACTGGCTGGGCTGCCCAGTTCTGAAAAGTTTTGAGAAATGA